A window of Corticium candelabrum chromosome 3, ooCorCand1.1, whole genome shotgun sequence contains these coding sequences:
- the LOC134177615 gene encoding probable serine/threonine-protein kinase DDB_G0281745: MVGVFIVTAVDKAAVGSVVVVVALSVGTRAADSCLFVPVWSQWRQGDIALGAIELTRLKAKQFLEEDCQSLLTLLSQKMGHSRKLGCTSFTAVAVACHSSTPVTGRMRTTTPRLQSPTESVRTVDQQLVQQQIQQIEQLTQDGLAKDRQIDDLRRQNDDLRQQITHLQMALRDEQLLKEDAVGEERREKEDLRRRLQRERYDKRNVQKDLDEARQQIEQMSVEQENLMRLLNEEQIEKANVVELLSDADAAIERYKQERENQVFNIPSRDIQLTGTELGRGSYGAVSIGYWDGCPVAVKRLYDEFSGYERYIQLVKQEASVAWKIHHPNIAAVCGVTLEKEVKKAWIIMELHSGSISSVIDACQQDAAPLTVREKVDMAHDSLCGLDHIHSMQPMEILHGDICPRNILVTAMMRAKLGDLGAARFQDASLSAGLLSPEYTAPERFDAPALPKSKETDMYSMAVTLCELFTAVTPDRRKRMDQVLLIRQLNVRSLCKHLMRDNPATRPTAAEARNIISRIRGKDDYKACPPKRMVKGKMDGVADVTLVQPIW, encoded by the exons ATGGTAGGCGTTTTCATTGTTACCGCCGTGGATAAAGCTGCTGTCGgctctgtagttgttgtagtcgCTCTGTCAGTAGGAACGAGAGCAGCAGACAGTTGCTTATTCGTTCCGGTTTGGAGCCAGTGGAGACAAGGTGATATTGCTCTAGGAGCAATCGAATTGACACGTCTgaaagcaaagcaatttcttgaGGAAGA CTGTCAAAGTTTGCTCACTTTGTTGTCACAGAAGATGGGACACAGCAGGAaattgg GTTGTACAAGCTTCACAGCAGTAGCAGTTGCTTGTCATTCCTCCACACCAGTGACGGGAAGAATGAGG ACCACTACACCCAGACTACAATCTCCAACAGAATCGGTGAGAACGGTAGATCAGCAGTTGGTACAACAGCAGATTCAACAGATAGAGCAACTGACACAAGACGGTTTAGCAAAAGATAGGCAAATTGATGATTTGAGACGACAAAATGATGATTTGAGACAGCAAATCACACATCTACAGATGGCACTGAGAGATGAGCAACTGCTGAAAGAAGATGCAGTTGGCGAAGAGAGAAGGGAGAAAGAAGATTTACGACGACGATTACAACGAGAACGATACGACAAACGCAACGTTCAGAAGGATCTTGATGAAGCTCGACAACAAATTGAGCAAATGAGCGTTGAGCAGGAAAATCTTATGCGATTACTAAATGAAGAGCAAATAGAAAAGGCTAACGTTGTAGAGCTGCTTTCAGATGCCGATGCTGCAATTGAACGATACAAACAAGAACGAGAAAACCAAGTTTTCAACATTCCTTCACGTGACATTCAATTGACTGGCACAGAACTAGGACGTGGATCCTATGGAG CTGTTTCTATTGGATATTGGGATGGCtgtcctgttgctgtcaagcGTTTGTATGATGAGTTCTCTGGTTATGAACGATACATTCAACTTGTGAAACAAGAAGCGTCTGTAGCATGGAAGATACATCATCCcaacattgctgctgtttgtggtgtcactCTGGAGAAAGAAGTCAAGAAGGCGTGGATTATCATGGAATTACATAGCGGCTCCATTTCTAGTGTGATCGATGCATGTCAACAAGATGCTGCACCTCTCACTGTACGAGAAAAAGTTGACATGGCACATGATTCTTTGTGTGGATTGGATCACATTCACTCGATG CAACCCATGGAGATTCTCCATGGTGACATCTGTCCAAGGAACATCCTGGTAACTGCAATGATGAGAGCCAAACTGGGTGATCTAGGAGCCGCTCGTTTTCAAGATGCTTCTCTTTCAGCCGGCCTTCTCAGTCCAGAATACACAGCACCGGAGAGATTTGATGCTCCAGCTCTACCAAAAAGCAAGGAGACCGATATGTACAGTATGGCGGTGACCTTATGTGAGCTGTTCACTGCTGTTACTCCAGACCGTCGAAAAAGAATGGATCAAGTCTTACTCATCCGTCAGCTGAACGTCCGTTCCTTATGTAAACACTTGATGAGAGATAATCCTGCCACACGACCAACAGCAGCCGAAGCTCGCAATATCATTAGTCGTATTCGTGGGAAAGACGATTATAAAGCGTGTCCTCCTAAACGAATGGTAAAGGGCAAGATGGATggagtggctgatgtcactctTGTTCAGCCCATTTGGTGA
- the LOC134177616 gene encoding myotubularin-related protein 6-like, with protein MLDEEGKVKLFPGHIFGCAGLLGNRFVIHCQCTHNDLKSHSVDAVDSHNDLYAFHYSPQEKKFSRENSWSIFHHEKEFGRMGIPNEYWHYSPLNENYKLCQTYPEWLYVPSGVSEEVVNGSAKFRSREKVPALSYYHQETQAALCCCSQPLCGMIKRSSDDETYLETIARANPNKGYMYVVDTRPRVTVKNLCCNKQHSLFCSICLSVSLPAWLFVYLLFHYHRVSLIQTVWDRRVSSLVIF; from the exons ATGCTTGATGAGGAAGGGAAAGTGAAGCTG TTTCCCGGACATATTTTTGGTTGTGCCGGTCTCCTGGGCAACCGATTTGTCATACACTGCCAGTGCACACATAATGACCTGAAGAGTCATTCTGTTGATGCTGTAGATTCACATAATGATTTATATGCGTTTCACTACTCACCACAAGAAAAGAAATTTAGCCGCGAGAACAGCTGGTCTATCTTCCATCACGAGAAAGAGTTTGGTCGAATGGGCATTCCCAACGAGTACTGGCATTACAGTCCATTGAATGAGAACTACAAG CTTTGTCAGACGTATCCTGAGTGGCTGTATGTGCCGAGTGGCGTGAGTGAAGAAGTCGTGAATGGCAGTGCTAAGTTTAGGAGTCGAGAGAAAGTACCAGCATTGTCATATTACCACCAAGAGACACAG gCAGCATTATGTTGTTGCAGTCAGCCACTATGTGGGATGATCAAACGATCATCAGACGACGAAACGTATTTGGAAACGATTGCAAGAGCGAATCCCAACAAAGGATACATGTATGTAGTCGACACACGCCCACGGGTAACAGTCAAGAATTTGTGTTGCAATAAACAGCattctttgttttgttctatttgtctgtctgtttctctgcccgcatggctgtttgtttatctgttgtttCATTACCATAGAGTGTCACTTATCCAGACAGTTTGGGACCGGAGGGTATCCAGTTTAGTGATTTTTTGA